TTTCTTGAATGATTAAATTTTCACCAAAATGTTCAGCAGCTCCCTTTAATAACCCAGTAAAATATCCAAACATTCCACGCTTAGACCTGTAGGTAAAATGTGCTTCCTTTGAAGAAATCGGTTCAATATCTAATACGGGTGGTTTTGCTCCAGGAATTCTTTGCATTACAATTTTATGTACATCATTCATAGATCTTAAAAAATGATACAAATTTTGATGCCTAAAAAAAGCTGGATAGTCATTTTGAAAAGTTTTCACATTATCTTTACCTATTGTTTCCCATAAATCAAATAATTTTAAGTTTTTTTCTTTTGCAATATAACCTATAATATTATTAACAATATCATCATTTACCTCTTCTAATGGACTAAATGTTTTATCTGTCGCCACATTTGAATGTCTAAGTGCATTGTCAACAATATCGTTGCCATATAGATTTCTACAAGTTTTGAGCCAAGTTGATACAACCGTTCCTTTCATCTATTCACCTCTTATATTTCTATGTTATTTTGAAGTTACTTTTCAAGAATACAAATACTTTAAATGCTAAACATAATAGCAAGCACTTGCACACCATAACTTTGGAAAAATTTTTATTAATTAATATTAGTAGTATAAGACATTATATTACCTCTATATTATATCAAAGTAATATAAAAGATTAAAGATATTTTTTCTTTTTTTCGACATGTTTTTATTTAACAATTATTATCTTGTAATAAGAAGCCTTTTCTTTCCATGTTTTCACAATCTATTGTTATTCAAATAATTTTATATTAAACTATTAACAAAGGAGGTTTTTTATGGAAAATATAAATGATTACTTTACCCTAAATAATGGCGTAAATATACCAAAATTAGGATTAGGAACATTCCAATCCATAGAATCTATTGGAAAAATAGCTGTTAAAGAAGCTCTTAACTTTGGTTATCGGCATATAGATACAGCAAAAGCATATGACAATGAAGCTACTATAGGGGAAGCAATACGGGAAAGCAATGTGCCAAGAGAGGAAATATTTATTGTAAGTAAAGTAAGAAATAATGATCAAGGCTATGATACAACTTTAAAAGCTTTTGATGAAACTTTAGATAAACTGGGTTTTGATTATCTAGATCTTTATTTAATACATTGGCCAAAAAGAAAATCTAAAGAAACCTGGAGAGCATTAGAAGAAATCTATAACACAGGTAAAGTTAGAGCTATAGGTTTAAGCAACTTTAAAACTCATCATATTGAAGACATTATGTCTATTGCTAAAATAACGCCCATGATTAATCAAGTTGAATACCACCTAAAACTTCAACAAGATGACTTACAAGAATTTTGTAAAAATCATAAAATTCAATTAGAGGCATATGCCCCTTTAATGCGTGGTGAAATATTAAACATCCCATTACTACAGGAATTAGCCAATAAATATAATAAAACAGTGGCTCAAATTGCATTACGTTTTATTCTACAAAAAGAAATCGTTGCTATTCCAAAATCTGTAAAACCTCATAGAATTGAGGAAAATGCTCATCTATTTGATTTCTCTATTGCAAGAGAAGATATGGATAAGTTAATCACTTTAAATGAAAACAAACGCTTTTATTCTGATCCTGATGTAAAGTACCATTCAGAATAATATTTTTCGATAGAAGTATGGGATAAACCCTTTCAACTAAGGAATGATTGAGGGTTTCCCATTAGAATATATTAAGAGAGTATCGACTTTGTCGATACTCTCAAATATTGGATGAGTTCATCCATGTTTTTACTATGCTTGAAGTCTATGCATATTGTAGAACTCTCCTTGACTATTCATTAATTCTTCATATGTACCAATTTCTATGCATTGTCCTTTTTTCATTACAACGATTCTGTCAGCATCTCTAATAGTAGAAAGCCTATGTGCAACGATAAAAGTTGTTCTGTCTTTTATCAATTCTTCCATTGCTTTTTGTACGTGAAATTCAGAAATTGTATCTAAGGCAGAGGTGGCTTCATCTAGGACAATAATTTTAGGGTTTCTTATCATTGCTCTTGCTATTGCTATTCTTTGTTTTTGTCCTCCAGATAATGTACTACCTTGTTCTCCTACAATAGTTTCTAATCCATTTGGTAACTCCCTAATAAAATTCTTAAGGTTGGATAATTCAATGACTTTATTTAATTCTTCTTCTGTTATATTAGGCAATCCATACATTATATTATCACGAATGGTTCCAGAAAAAAGTATATTATTTTGTGGGACTACTGATAAAAATTTTCTATAAGAGCGTAAATCTATTTCACTCATATCCATACCGTCTAATAATACTTTTCCTTTTGAAGGTTGATTAAATCCAACAATAAGATTTAATATGGTAGATTTTCCTGCTCCCGATTCCCCTACAAAAGCAATACATTCTCCTGCCTTTACTTCTAAATTAAAATTACTAACTACCGGTTCTTGGTTTAATAAATAATGAAAATCTACATTGTCAAAAATAAAATTACCATTTACTTCTTTCACTCTTTTTTTACCTTGATTTTTTTCAATGTCATCTACTAACAGTATTTCTGTTACAGAATCAATGGATTCAAATCCTTTTGCTATATTAGGATAGATATTAGTAATATTCGCTATTTGATTGACAATCGTAGTAAAGTACGTTTGGTATAATACAATATCACCAATAGGAATACTGCCGTTATAAGCTAGGTAAGTGGTAAACATTAAACAAACAACTGAGAAAATTTGAAAACTAACCCAACTACAGGCACCAAAATATGCTGTAATCATATCTAATTTGAAGCCTTTTTTTTCTACTTTCTCTAATTGGTTATCTATCTTACTAATTTCAACAGCTTCTAATGCATGGGCTCTTGTTATAGGAATCATTTGGACCATTTCTGATACTTTTGCTGACATATCTTCTATCTCTTTTCTAAACTCACTATTGGATGCCTTAATATTTTTCTTAAATGCAGTCATTAGAAAAACAGATAAAGGAATTAGAAATAAAAAGAAGGTAGTAACGGTTAAACTTCTAAAACTGATGATTATAATAAATATAACTATGTTGATTAAAGCGGGAATTAATGAACTAATAATATTCCTAGATAAAAATTCTATTGCCTCAACATCTCTTAATACTTTAGATTGTAATTTACCTGATTTTAATTCTTTATGATAACCAATAGACAATTGTTGTAGTTTTCTAACCAGACTACTCCTTAAGCTCATTTCAACTTGCCTTACACATAAACTTAAATGCTTCATATATAAGGCATTAAAAGGTATGTTTTGTATTAGTAAAATAATCACTATGGTAAAATTTAATGCTAATTTTCCAAAGTCTGAGTCATTAGGACTACTTACCATAGTAATAATATTTGCTGTCACAATTGGCAAAACCCAAGTTGGAGAATGCTTAACGATATAAAAACAAATTGCTAAAATAATTTTAGAAAAATTACCTTTATATAAGGATATTAAACTTTTAAATCTATTTTTATTGTTTAATGACTTATTTACAAAAAGGTCTTCAAAATACTGCTTCCTTTGCTCATCACGATTCATAGACTATCTCCTTTGCAGCAAATCTTTTTTAATAATATCTATTATATTTGAAACCATTATATCACAATTTTTTACAATTATAAATTCGATATTTCTTTTAATTTGTTAAACTGTGTCATATACAACTCATAGTAGTATTCTTTTTTATCTAATAATTCACTATGAGTTCCCTTTTCAATTATTTGACCATCATTAATGACCACAATTAAGTCTGCTTTTTGTATGGTACTTAATCTATGTGCAATAACAAAGCTTGTTCGGCCTTGCATTAATTTCATCATAGCTTCTTGAATATGAATCTCTGTTCTCGTATCCACACTACTAGTTGCTTCATCTAAAATAAGTATGGATGGATCTGACAAAATAACCCTTGCAATAGCAAGTAACTGTCTTTGACCTTGACTTAACCCTCCTCCATCTTCACCTAGTACTGTATCATACCCATCTGATAACCTAACAATAAATTGATGCGCATTGGCTAGTTTTGCAGCTTCTTCTACCTCCTCATCTGTTGCATCTAATTTTCCGTATCTAATATTTTCTTTTACAGATTCAGAGAATAAATATGTATCCTGTAGCACTATGCCTAATGAAGACCTTAAACTTCTTCTTTTAACGTCATTTATATTATAATCATCGATTTTTATTGTACCTGAATCAACATCATAGAATCTTGTAAGTAAATTAATAATGGTTGTTTTGCCTGCGCCAGTAGGACCCACCAATGCAATCATTTGTCCTGGCTCTACTTTCAAATCAACACCCTTTAAAATAGGCACACCTTTATTATATGAAAAATCCACATTACAAATATCTACTTTTCCTTTTATATTTTCTAATGGCAGTGCATTTTTAATGTCTAGTGGCTCTTCTTCCTCATCAATGACTTCAAAAACTCTTTCTGCTCCTGCAACTGCAGACAATACCATGTTAAACTCATTTGCAAGCTCGTTCACTGGTCTAGTAAATTGTTTAATATAATTAATAAAGGTTAAAATAAGTCCTACTGAAATAACATCTCTTGCAGCCAAATACCCTCCTGCACCAGCTACAATAGCAAAGCTAATATTATTTAATACATTAAGAAGTGGAAAGATTAACCCTGTATAAATCTGGGCTCTTATAGATGCATATCTAAATTTTTCATTATACACATCAAATTCCTTTAATATATGTTCTTCTCTTGCAAAAGTTTTTATTACCTTTTGCCCTGAGATACTTTCTTCAATTAATCCATTTAATTCACCTAAGCTTTTTTGTTGTTCTTTAAAAAACTTGCGTGTTCTCTTTGTTATCTGATTAGAAGAAATGATCATTAATGGGATAATGATTAAACTTATCAATGTAAGTATAGGGCTAAGCAATAACATTGCAATTATAGTTCCTACTAAAATAATAACACTTGAGAATACTTGTGTTGTACTGTTGCTTAGAGTACTACTTACGTTCTCTACATCATTGGTTAATCGACTCATTAATTCTCCATGAGGTCTACTGTCAAAATATTTAAGCGGCAATTTTTGTATTTTTCCAAATAGATCTTTTCTCATTCTAGTAACCGTTTGTTGAGATACTTCTATCATAAGTTTATTTTGCAACCAAGTAAAAAATGATGCCAAAAGATAGACTACAATCATTAATAATGATATTAATGTTAATCCCTTAAAATCCATAGGTATTATATACTCATCTACAGCTAGACCAAGTAAATAAGGACCAATAATGGTAAATAAAGAACTAAATACAATCATTATCAAAACACCTAGTAGTTTGAATTTATAATACATCATATATGTGCCTATTCTTTTTACTGTCCCCCATGTATCTTTTGCTTTTTGGGGTGCACCTAACATTCTATTCCCCATACCACCAGGTCTCATAGAGACGCCACCTTGCTTTTGGGTGTTATTACCCTCTTTATTACTCATTTTATGCCTCCTTCCCCATTTGTGATATATAAATATCCTTATAGATTTCACTTGTTTTTAATAATTCTTCGTGAGTACCTTGTGCTACAATTTCACCTTTATCTAATACAATAATTTTATCCGCATCAAGAACTGTGCTAATTCTTTGGGCAATAACAAAAGTTGTGCATTTGTTTTCTTTTCTCCTTAACGCTTCTTGAATCTTAGCTTCTGTTGCCATATCAACAGCACTAGTACTGTCATCCAATATAAGAATTTTAGGCTTTTTAACCAATGCTCTTGCTATAGAGATTCTTTGTTTTTGTCCTCCTGAAACATTAACCCCTCTTTGTCCTAGTATGGTTTCATATCCTTTAGTGAAATTTGATATAAATTCATCTGCTTGAGCAGATTGAGATGCTGTAATAATTTCATTATCATTTGCATTTTCATCTCCCCATAAAAGGTTTTCTTTAATGGTTCCAGAAAACAAAATGGATTCTTGAAGTACCATGCCAATCTGGTTTCTCAATGATTTTAATTTAAAACTTTTAATATCTTTGCCATCAATGAGTATCTTCCCTTCAGTTACATCATATAGCCTTGAAATTAAGTTCACTAATGTGCTTTTACCTGATCCTGTAGCTCCTAAAATAGCAACTGTTTCTCCACCATTAACAGAAAATGAAATGTCCTTAAGAATAGGTTCTTTATTCTCTTTAGAATACTTAAAAGTAACATTTTCAAACGCTACCATCCCTTTTTTAATAGCAGAGTCACTTGCATTTGGATTATCATGAATATCCACTTCTGTATCTAAAACTTCATTAATTCTTAGAACTGATGCCTTTGCTCTTGAAATCATTATTAGGCCAAATGCAACTCTCATTAATGCCATTAGAATACGAGTAAGATAATTAATATATGCTATAATTTGACCATCTGTCATTGTACCTTTGCTATATTCAATACCACCAATCCATAATACAGCTACGATACTTAAATTTAGTATCAACATCATTGCAGGCATTAATAATGCAACTATTTTTAAGCCTTTTACAGATGAATTCATTAAGCCCTCATTAGCCTCTTTAAATCTATTCTTTTCTAAATCTGCTCTTACAAAAGCTTTTACAACTCTTGCTCCTACTAAGTTCTCCCTCATAACCCCATTCACTTTGTCTAATTTTTGTTGTACTACTGAAAAAATAGGGAATCCTTTTTTAATTACCCATATAAAAGCCACAACTAAAGCAGGGATGGCTACTACAAAAATAATGGAAACACGGAGATTTAGTAAAGAAGCCATTAAGACGCCACCAATGCTTAATAAAACGGCTCTAAACATCATACGCATAGTGATTCTTACCATGTTTTGAACTTGTGTTACATCACTTGTTAATCTTGTAATTAAAGAAGATGTTTTAAATTTATCAATATTAGAAAAAGAAAACGACTGAACCTTTTTAAACAAGTCTCGTCTTAAATCCACAGAAAAACTCTGACTAGCATATGAGGATAAAACCGTAGAGCCAAATCCTCCTATCATACCCAAAACAGCCAAACCAATCATTATTAAACTTCTATGTAAAATATAATTAAAATCTTGATTAACAACACCTATATCTACTATGTCAGCAATGATCGCTGGTTGAATTAAATCTGCATATAACTCAACTAACATCAGTAGTATGGAAAAAATAAAGAAAATCCAATATGGCTTTATATATTTAAGTAAATTTTTCAATTTTTATACCTCCATTGTATTAACTTAAGTTCATATACACTATTATTTCTTCTCTAGGTTAGCTTTAATTCTTAATAAAAAGTCCTTATACTGTTTTTTTTCTGTCTCGGTAAAATTACCATAACACTTTTCTTCTATCTTCATAAGAGCCTCTTCTACTTCTTTTTGAATTTTCTTACCTTTTTCCGTTAAATAAACTCTTGATACCCTTTTGTCATCAACATCTGTTTTACGAGTAATCAATCCTGATTTTTCCATTCTTCCAAGAACTACAGTAATAGACGAAGGTTTTATCATAACACCATTACATAATTCTTTTTGTGTCTGACCATCTTTCTCCCATAATAAGAATAAAATGGAATGTTGACCAGGATGCATACCTAACTCAGTTAACATCGTATGAAGTTTAATATGACGCAATTTAAATACTTTAGTTAATAAATAATTTAATGATTCCTCTCTATTGTAGCTCATAACTCACGATCCTTTGATTTTATTTAGATATCTAACTATATTCTACTTATAAAAAAATCCACTGTCAATATGTTCTTATAATAACAGTATTTCTGTTAGAGAATACTTGATTATATTAAAGAATCATTAGAATTGGGTTAAAATATATTTAATCATATTGTTAACTTTCTTTTGTAATGATACAATTTAGAAAAATGAAAAAAGGAGTATAAAAATGAGATTAATATTAAAACTTACATTTGCTAATATTATAAAAAATAAGTTGCGTACATTTATGATTGTTCTATCCATTTTACTATCTACAGCTCTTATTTACTCTGTAATGAGCATAAGTGACTCTGTAGAGGATATTTTTAAAAAACAACTTACTCAAAGTGTTGGCCAATCAGAGATTATTGTAACCGGAACGACTCAGTCCAGATTTTTCTATGAAGACTTTAATAATCTCCACTATTTTGAATATGCAAGAGGTGTTGTTCAAACTTTTGGATATGCAGAAAACTTAGAAGATGAACAAATAAGGGCCATATTGTATGGATTTGATTTAGAGGATTTTAAGCTATTATATAAAGTTAACACTTTTAATGGTAATAGCGATCAAGTTTTCAGAGATAATAATGTTATTTTAGGCGAATGGACTGCTGACAAATACAATCTATCTATTGGAGATTCTTTTGATATTAATATAAATGGAACAATATACGACTTAAAAGTCTATGGTATTATGGAGGATCAACATAATATATTGTCACCTCAAGTTGGTAGAATCCAGTTGCTATTACCCAAAACATTTCTTCAAGATACTTTAGAATTAGATAATAATGTAACTACCTATTTTATAAAAACCAATGGTAATACTTCCATAGAAGAAGGAAAAATATATTTAGAAAATACATATCCTGATTATAGATTTGAAGCCTTTGATTTTGATATGGTTAGAGAGAACATGAATATGATAATCATACCCTTAATGATTTTAATCATCGTTGTATTATTAATTAGTGTTTTTATTATTTATTCTGCTTTTAAAGTTATTGCATTAGAGAGACTCCCCTTTATTGGAACACTACGAAGTATTGGTTCAACAAAAAAACAAACTTCAATTATTCTACTAACAGAAAGTATTTTTTACGGAATTATTGGTGGGGTTCTAGGGGGCATTTTAGGTATATTTATACTAAAAATAGTTGATAGTCAAATAATGGGCATTTCGAGTATGGATAAGGGTAACCCGTTAAACATTCATCTACTAAATATGATTATAGCTATTTTTATTGCAATATTATTATCTTTGTTAAGCGGTGCCCTTCCTATTCTAAAAATGATTGGACGTTCTATTAAAGATATAATGCTAAATATTATCAATACTGAGAAGAAATTAAATTCTAAAAAAGCAATATTGGGCCTTATTCTCATTATATGTGCTTTTTTACTGTTTAATTATGCACCTACTCATTTAGCTACTTTACTTACAATCCTTGGTATTATTATGTTGCCTATTGGTGCTGCTTTTATAATACCTTTTATTATATTATTTTTATGCAATATTATAAATACATTAGATAACCTAATGCCCTCCGATACTTCTAAACTTGCACTTACAAATATTAAAAACGATAAAACCATTCACAGTAGTATTGTTTTGATGGGCATTGGCTTAGGGGTTATTTTATTAATCAATACCCTTGTTTCTTCTGTACTTATTGAAGTTATTGATATATTTAATAATGTTCAGTCTGATATATATCTAGAAAAGAGTTTTGATAGTGAAGCATTTGATTCTAAATTATCTAGCATAAAGGGTATAGAAAAAATTGATAAATCCTATAGCATAAATAATATTACCTCCTCTAATAGCGATACTATTATTGGCTATTTATATGGTGTTGATGATGAATATTTCAGTTCTGCTTGGTCTATGGATTTAGGTAACTCCAAAGATGAAATACTATATGATTTAAAAAATTCTCAAGGAATCATTATTACCTCATTTATTGCTAATAAATATAATCTCTCACTAAACCAGACTCTAGCATTAAACTTAGAAGGATTCATAAAAGAATATTCTATTATCGGTATAATTGATACCCTTTTTAATAATGGGCAAGTTTCTTTTATTCATAAGGATAATTTTCTAGAAGATATTACAAACCATTATAGTGCAACTTATTTTATTAAAACTAATATGCCTTCAGATGAAGTTGTTACATCAATAAGAACCCAGTTTTCAACTGAACCTTTCTTTATAGCAACTTTTGATGAGATGAAAGAAATGAACATAAGAAATAATAATGCTCTTTTTGGTTTAATGAAAGGTATCTCTTTTATTGCTATGGCAATAGGTATTGTAGGTATATTTAATAATTATATGATTAGCTTTTTAAGCAGAAAAAGATTTCTTGCTGTATTAAGATCCATGGGGCTCTCAAAAAATAAAATGTTAAGAATGCTAATAAAAGAATCTCTATTATGTGGGGTTATTGGATCTATCTCAGGTATAAGTATTGGAGTATTGTTTTTGCAATCATTAAAATATGTATTATATATCATAAACATTCCTCCTATATTACATTACTCTCAGCAAGAATTTATTATTATATTGGTTTCAGGTATTATAATTTCAATAATATCTGCTGTCTTACCAATTTTTAAAACTAAGAAAATGAGTATCATAGAAAACTTAAAATATGAATAGGGAGGATATTATAATGAAGCAGGTTATAACGATAAAAAATGTAAGAAAAGAATATCAAAATGGCGGTGTTAATACAGAGGTTATTAAAGGCGTTAGTTTAGACATAAATAAAGGAGAATTTGTATCAATTATGGGTCCCTCTGGATCAGGGAAAAGCACTTTGCTTTATTTAATGGGCGGTCTTGAGAATTGTACTGAAGGTACTATTGAAATCAATGGGAAACCTATAGAAAAAATGAATGATACTGATGAGAGTAAAATGAGAAGAAAAGACATTGGTTTCGTATTTCAGTTTTTTAATTTAATACCTCATTTGACAGTAGAGGAAAACATAATATTACCTATTATTATTGATGGAGGTAAACCGAAAAAATACAAAGACCAATTAGATAAGTTACTGAATTTAGTTGGATTAACAGATAAAAGACATAGCAAACCTAGCCAGCTCTCTGGTGGTCAACAACAAAGGGTTGCCATTGCAAGAGCCCTTATCAATGATCCAGAAATCATATTGGCAGATGAACCTATTGGCAATTTAGATAGCAAAACTGGAGAAACAATCATGAATTTGTTTAGAAGGATTAATTTAGAAGAAGGTAAAACTATCATTCAAGTTACCCATTCAGAGGAATCAGCAGCATATGGTAATCGGATTGTTAACGTTTTAGATGGGCTATTGGTTTAAG
Above is a genomic segment from Natranaerovirga pectinivora containing:
- a CDS encoding ABC transporter ATP-binding protein, whose product is MKNLLKYIKPYWIFFIFSILLMLVELYADLIQPAIIADIVDIGVVNQDFNYILHRSLIMIGLAVLGMIGGFGSTVLSSYASQSFSVDLRRDLFKKVQSFSFSNIDKFKTSSLITRLTSDVTQVQNMVRITMRMMFRAVLLSIGGVLMASLLNLRVSIIFVVAIPALVVAFIWVIKKGFPIFSVVQQKLDKVNGVMRENLVGARVVKAFVRADLEKNRFKEANEGLMNSSVKGLKIVALLMPAMMLILNLSIVAVLWIGGIEYSKGTMTDGQIIAYINYLTRILMALMRVAFGLIMISRAKASVLRINEVLDTEVDIHDNPNASDSAIKKGMVAFENVTFKYSKENKEPILKDISFSVNGGETVAILGATGSGKSTLVNLISRLYDVTEGKILIDGKDIKSFKLKSLRNQIGMVLQESILFSGTIKENLLWGDENANDNEIITASQSAQADEFISNFTKGYETILGQRGVNVSGGQKQRISIARALVKKPKILILDDSTSAVDMATEAKIQEALRRKENKCTTFVIAQRISTVLDADKIIVLDKGEIVAQGTHEELLKTSEIYKDIYISQMGKEA
- a CDS encoding ABC transporter ATP-binding protein, yielding MSNKEGNNTQKQGGVSMRPGGMGNRMLGAPQKAKDTWGTVKRIGTYMMYYKFKLLGVLIMIVFSSLFTIIGPYLLGLAVDEYIIPMDFKGLTLISLLMIVVYLLASFFTWLQNKLMIEVSQQTVTRMRKDLFGKIQKLPLKYFDSRPHGELMSRLTNDVENVSSTLSNSTTQVFSSVIILVGTIIAMLLLSPILTLISLIIIPLMIISSNQITKRTRKFFKEQQKSLGELNGLIEESISGQKVIKTFAREEHILKEFDVYNEKFRYASIRAQIYTGLIFPLLNVLNNISFAIVAGAGGYLAARDVISVGLILTFINYIKQFTRPVNELANEFNMVLSAVAGAERVFEVIDEEEEPLDIKNALPLENIKGKVDICNVDFSYNKGVPILKGVDLKVEPGQMIALVGPTGAGKTTIINLLTRFYDVDSGTIKIDDYNINDVKRRSLRSSLGIVLQDTYLFSESVKENIRYGKLDATDEEVEEAAKLANAHQFIVRLSDGYDTVLGEDGGGLSQGQRQLLAIARVILSDPSILILDEATSSVDTRTEIHIQEAMMKLMQGRTSFVIAHRLSTIQKADLIVVINDGQIIEKGTHSELLDKKEYYYELYMTQFNKLKEISNL
- a CDS encoding ABC transporter ATP-binding protein; the encoded protein is MNRDEQRKQYFEDLFVNKSLNNKNRFKSLISLYKGNFSKIILAICFYIVKHSPTWVLPIVTANIITMVSSPNDSDFGKLALNFTIVIILLIQNIPFNALYMKHLSLCVRQVEMSLRSSLVRKLQQLSIGYHKELKSGKLQSKVLRDVEAIEFLSRNIISSLIPALINIVIFIIIISFRSLTVTTFFLFLIPLSVFLMTAFKKNIKASNSEFRKEIEDMSAKVSEMVQMIPITRAHALEAVEISKIDNQLEKVEKKGFKLDMITAYFGACSWVSFQIFSVVCLMFTTYLAYNGSIPIGDIVLYQTYFTTIVNQIANITNIYPNIAKGFESIDSVTEILLVDDIEKNQGKKRVKEVNGNFIFDNVDFHYLLNQEPVVSNFNLEVKAGECIAFVGESGAGKSTILNLIVGFNQPSKGKVLLDGMDMSEIDLRSYRKFLSVVPQNNILFSGTIRDNIMYGLPNITEEELNKVIELSNLKNFIRELPNGLETIVGEQGSTLSGGQKQRIAIARAMIRNPKIIVLDEATSALDTISEFHVQKAMEELIKDRTTFIVAHRLSTIRDADRIVVMKKGQCIEIGTYEELMNSQGEFYNMHRLQA
- a CDS encoding ABC transporter ATP-binding protein, translating into MKQVITIKNVRKEYQNGGVNTEVIKGVSLDINKGEFVSIMGPSGSGKSTLLYLMGGLENCTEGTIEINGKPIEKMNDTDESKMRRKDIGFVFQFFNLIPHLTVEENIILPIIIDGGKPKKYKDQLDKLLNLVGLTDKRHSKPSQLSGGQQQRVAIARALINDPEIILADEPIGNLDSKTGETIMNLFRRINLEEGKTIIQVTHSEESAAYGNRIVNVLDGLLV
- a CDS encoding MarR family winged helix-turn-helix transcriptional regulator produces the protein MSYNREESLNYLLTKVFKLRHIKLHTMLTELGMHPGQHSILFLLWEKDGQTQKELCNGVMIKPSSITVVLGRMEKSGLITRKTDVDDKRVSRVYLTEKGKKIQKEVEEALMKIEEKCYGNFTETEKKQYKDFLLRIKANLEKK
- a CDS encoding aldo/keto reductase, whose amino-acid sequence is MENINDYFTLNNGVNIPKLGLGTFQSIESIGKIAVKEALNFGYRHIDTAKAYDNEATIGEAIRESNVPREEIFIVSKVRNNDQGYDTTLKAFDETLDKLGFDYLDLYLIHWPKRKSKETWRALEEIYNTGKVRAIGLSNFKTHHIEDIMSIAKITPMINQVEYHLKLQQDDLQEFCKNHKIQLEAYAPLMRGEILNIPLLQELANKYNKTVAQIALRFILQKEIVAIPKSVKPHRIEENAHLFDFSIAREDMDKLITLNENKRFYSDPDVKYHSE
- a CDS encoding ABC transporter permease, which produces MRLILKLTFANIIKNKLRTFMIVLSILLSTALIYSVMSISDSVEDIFKKQLTQSVGQSEIIVTGTTQSRFFYEDFNNLHYFEYARGVVQTFGYAENLEDEQIRAILYGFDLEDFKLLYKVNTFNGNSDQVFRDNNVILGEWTADKYNLSIGDSFDININGTIYDLKVYGIMEDQHNILSPQVGRIQLLLPKTFLQDTLELDNNVTTYFIKTNGNTSIEEGKIYLENTYPDYRFEAFDFDMVRENMNMIIIPLMILIIVVLLISVFIIYSAFKVIALERLPFIGTLRSIGSTKKQTSIILLTESIFYGIIGGVLGGILGIFILKIVDSQIMGISSMDKGNPLNIHLLNMIIAIFIAILLSLLSGALPILKMIGRSIKDIMLNIINTEKKLNSKKAILGLILIICAFLLFNYAPTHLATLLTILGIIMLPIGAAFIIPFIILFLCNIINTLDNLMPSDTSKLALTNIKNDKTIHSSIVLMGIGLGVILLINTLVSSVLIEVIDIFNNVQSDIYLEKSFDSEAFDSKLSSIKGIEKIDKSYSINNITSSNSDTIIGYLYGVDDEYFSSAWSMDLGNSKDEILYDLKNSQGIIITSFIANKYNLSLNQTLALNLEGFIKEYSIIGIIDTLFNNGQVSFIHKDNFLEDITNHYSATYFIKTNMPSDEVVTSIRTQFSTEPFFIATFDEMKEMNIRNNNALFGLMKGISFIAMAIGIVGIFNNYMISFLSRKRFLAVLRSMGLSKNKMLRMLIKESLLCGVIGSISGISIGVLFLQSLKYVLYIINIPPILHYSQQEFIIILVSGIIISIISAVLPIFKTKKMSIIENLKYE